A region of the bacterium genome:
GCCTTCGGCGCCATCGTTCAGTCGCTGGTGGCCGACGTCGTCATGCCGCCCATCGGGTTATTACTCGGCAACGTGGATTTCGCGGACTTCTTCTTCGTCTTGAAAGGGGGTACGCCGGCCGGGCCGTATGCTTCGTTGGCCCAGGCCAGGGCGGCGGGCGCGGTCTCGCTGAACTACGGCCTATTTATTACGGCCATCATAAATTTTGTTATTATCGCCTTCGCGGTATTCCTCCTTATCCGGGGGATTAACAGGCTCAAGCGGAAAGAGGAAACCCCCGCGGCGGAACCGGATACGAAAGAATGCTCGTACTGCCTGTCGAAGGTCCCGGTCAAGGCCACGAAGTGCGCTTATTGTACGTCGGAGTTGCCCGCAGGGTAGGGGACATCGCGGCTCCGCGACCGACGCGGACGGCCGGCGAGGCAAAGAAATAGTTGTGCTTCAGGGGAGATATTAGTAATATGTGTCTCCGTAGCCAAGCCGCCCCCGGGGCGGCTTCGGCTTAGACGTAATCCGACGTAACTCCGGCGCCTTATCCACCGTATATAATAATGTGGGAACGGCTCAGGCCGTTTCGCGGGTTCGCACGGTGCGTACGATGCGACGCTTTTTTATATCGTTAATGTTATTCGTTCCGGCGAACGTTTTCGCGGAAGAGTGGGTGGTGCGGGCGGCCCGCGTCGAGACGCCCCCCGTCGTAGACGGCGTATGGGAAGACGTCTGGTACCAGGGCACGCCGGCCGCCGGCTTCCGCCAGTTCCGGCCCGACTTCGGCGAGGCCGCCGACGCCGACGCCGAGGTTTATATCCTCTACGACGATTATGCCCTCTACGTTGGTTGGATCTGCCGCGAGCCGGACGTACAGCACCTCGTCGCCGCCGCCGGCGTGCACGACATGTTCCTCAACTACGACGACTGCGTCGACCTCATGATCGATACCAACAACGACTGCGATACGTGTTACGACTTCATGGTCAACTACCGCGGCGTTAAATACGAGGGCACGGGTTTCTACGACGGCACGGATTGGAGCTCCAGTTGGGACGGTTATTGGGAAGCGCGGACGTCGGTGGGCGAGGACGCCTGGTACGCCGAGATGGCGATACCGTGGTCGTCCATCCGCTACGACCGCAACGCCCCGTCGTTCGGCGTTCAGTTCACGCGCTACCGCATCCACAACTACGAGAACACCTTCTGGTCGGGGGACGACAACCACGTAAGCCGGGTATCGGCTTTCGGCCGCGTGGAGGGTTTCGAGGACTTGCCGCGGCCGCGGGCCTTCAAGTTCACGCCCTACGCCACCGCCCGCGCCGAGGAACGTAACGACACGCCGGGCCTTGCCCTCGAGGCCACCGACGGCTGGGAGTTCACGCCGCGGGCGGGCTTCGACTTCCAGTACCGGGCCGGCTCCGCGGCCTCGGCCCTCGTTACCGTTTTACCCGACTACGCGTACGTCGAGGCCGACCCGGCGCAGATCAACCTCGAGCCTACCGAGGTTTGGCTTACGGAGAAGCGCCCCTTCTTCGCCGAGAATACGGAGCTCTTCGCCACCGGGTTCCATATGTTATATACGCGTCGTTTGACGGAGATCGCGGGCGGGGCCAAGGTGGTCGGCCGCGCGGGGCGTTTCAGCTACGGCGCGTTGGACGCGGCGCTCAAGAACGACGACCCCCGGTACCCGCGCGACAACTTCTACGCCGTCCGCGCCCGGGCCGACGTAGCGGGCGGTTCCAACGTCGGCGTGATGGGCGTAGGCCGGCGCGAGCTGGGCGACGTGGCGGGCGAGGGGCCGTACGTCGGCGGCGACCTCGCGCGCTACAACAACGTCGCCGCGGTGGACGGCCGCCTCGCGCTGCCGGCCGGCTTCAACGTCCAAGCCGACGTCGCCAAGTCGCGAACCGCGGGCGAAGGCGGCGACGGCTACGTATACGGCGCGTACGTGACACACCCGGGTTCCACGCAATATTTCTACACGTGGTGGCGCGAGTTCGACGACGAATTCCGCGACGACGTCGGGTTCGTGCAGCCGGAGACGCTGGGAACCAGGGAGGCCGGCGTCAACGGCCAGAAGGAATTCCAAATAAACCGCGGCGGCTTGAGGGCGTTCGTAACCGCGGGGCGCTACGAGCACGACTGGAACCTCGCGGGGGAGACGGTGCGGAATTTAGTCGTGCCGGAGGTTCGCCTGGTCGGCACCAATAAGTTATCGCTCAGCGTATCCTCGTACGGCGGCCGCGACCTCCGCTTCGTACGCCTGGGGTACTCGGCGTTCCGGGTACGGACGGCGGGCGTCACGCTGAGCCACGGGGCTACGTCGTGGGGGAGCGCCACCGTCAGTTATTGGCAGGGGGATTATTACGGCGAATACTACCACGACTACAGCGGTGAGGTGACGCTCATCCCGACGCCGCCGCTGGTCCTGCGGGGCGACGTCGAGGTGGCGGCGCCGCGCGGCGGCGACCGCTCCGTTGCCGGCAACGTCAACGCGACGTACATCTTCTCGGAAAACCTCTACGCCCGGCTGCTGGTCCGGGCCGACTCCGCGGCCCGCGCCGGCCTGGCGAGCGCGTTGTGGGGTTGGACCTTCCGACCCGGCAGCACGGCCTACCTCGCGTACGAGCAGCGCCGCGACGCCACGGGCCACTTCCTACTCGCCGAGCAAGTGCTCTTCCTTAAGGTCTCGTACATGTTCGACTTCTAGCCGGCGACGGCGCCCGCCCCACGGTTAAACCAGCGGCCCCGGGTTTCTATTTTAGTGTGTACCCGGCGCCGCGAAGCGGAAGTCAACGCGCTTCACCTCCCCTTTAACCCGTTACCGAAATTTGAAGCAAAATGGGTCGCCGGCCGAGGCGGCGAACGCCGCGTCGTCGACGGCCGCCGGCCGTCATATATTTATTTACGGAGGCGACGGCGTATATTATATTTCGGGTGGTCGTTCGCCGCGAAGGGTAGGAATCTACGGTGCACGAAGTCCAAGATAAGAGGAGAGCCCGGGTGTTGAAGAGGCTGGCCGCGTCGCTGGCTGGTTTAATTTTGCTGGCCGTATTTATCGCCGGGTCGATTAACGCCGTGGCCAAGAGCCGCTACGCCGACTTCAATTGGTATTATTACGCGGGCGATTACGTGCTCTCGGCGAAGAACATATACCATTACGTCTTGGACGGTTACATGTACCCGCCTTTTTTCGCGGTCTTCATGATTCCCTTATCGGCCATCCCGCGTACGTGGGCGGCGGCGGTTTGGTACGCGGGCAACTTGTTTTCGCTTTTAGTATTGTTCGCGACGTGCGGTTACCTCGTCGAAGGTTCCGCCGGCGGCGTGTGGTCGTGGGTTAAGGGCAAGTGGCGGGCTTTTAGGGCGGGGGAATGGGACCTCGTCGTCGTCGCGACTTTCGCGATAACGGCCGGCTTTTGGGCCCTCAATTTGCAACTGGGGCAGATCAATATCTACTTGTGGGCTTTAACCATGCTCGCGGTCTATTGCGACGCGCGGGATAGGCCGGCGCGGGCCGGGATTCTGATGGGCGTCGTATGCACTATAAAATTCTCGCCCGCCCTCCTTCTCGTTTATTTTATATTCCGGAAGCGCTTCTCGGTCGTCGCGTACGCGGCGTTGACGATGGTCGTGTTGTTCGCGGTGCCCGCGGTCGTTACGGGTTGGCATCGTAACGCGGAGTTATTGGTTTCCTGGTACCAGCGGGTGGTTCGGCCGGCCCTAAAAGAAAACTTCATCTACGGCGTGGAAGCGAAC
Encoded here:
- the mscL gene encoding large conductance mechanosensitive channel protein MscL codes for the protein MLKEFKEFAMRGNVVDMAVGIIIGAAFGAIVQSLVADVVMPPIGLLLGNVDFADFFFVLKGGTPAGPYASLAQARAAGAVSLNYGLFITAIINFVIIAFAVFLLIRGINRLKRKEETPAAEPDTKECSYCLSKVPVKATKCAYCTSELPAG
- a CDS encoding DUF5916 domain-containing protein; the protein is MLFVPANVFAEEWVVRAARVETPPVVDGVWEDVWYQGTPAAGFRQFRPDFGEAADADAEVYILYDDYALYVGWICREPDVQHLVAAAGVHDMFLNYDDCVDLMIDTNNDCDTCYDFMVNYRGVKYEGTGFYDGTDWSSSWDGYWEARTSVGEDAWYAEMAIPWSSIRYDRNAPSFGVQFTRYRIHNYENTFWSGDDNHVSRVSAFGRVEGFEDLPRPRAFKFTPYATARAEERNDTPGLALEATDGWEFTPRAGFDFQYRAGSAASALVTVLPDYAYVEADPAQINLEPTEVWLTEKRPFFAENTELFATGFHMLYTRRLTEIAGGAKVVGRAGRFSYGALDAALKNDDPRYPRDNFYAVRARADVAGGSNVGVMGVGRRELGDVAGEGPYVGGDLARYNNVAAVDGRLALPAGFNVQADVAKSRTAGEGGDGYVYGAYVTHPGSTQYFYTWWREFDDEFRDDVGFVQPETLGTREAGVNGQKEFQINRGGLRAFVTAGRYEHDWNLAGETVRNLVVPEVRLVGTNKLSLSVSSYGGRDLRFVRLGYSAFRVRTAGVTLSHGATSWGSATVSYWQGDYYGEYYHDYSGEVTLIPTPPLVLRGDVEVAAPRGGDRSVAGNVNATYIFSENLYARLLVRADSAARAGLASALWGWTFRPGSTAYLAYEQRRDATGHFLLAEQVLFLKVSYMFDF
- a CDS encoding glycosyltransferase family 87 protein, which translates into the protein MHEVQDKRRARVLKRLAASLAGLILLAVFIAGSINAVAKSRYADFNWYYYAGDYVLSAKNIYHYVLDGYMYPPFFAVFMIPLSAIPRTWAAAVWYAGNLFSLLVLFATCGYLVEGSAGGVWSWVKGKWRAFRAGEWDLVVVATFAITAGFWALNLQLGQINIYLWALTMLAVYCDARDRPARAGILMGVVCTIKFSPALLLVYFIFRKRFSVVAYAALTMVVLFAVPAVVTGWHRNAELLVSWYQRVVRPALKENFIYGVEANQSLGAFIFSYCKSFGWCDPAREVGVKAVKPFINAVTLGAFAIIFLLQYVRRRAVKLFRPVPGPSLADNLNLSLIIMCSVMLSPFAWDAHYVAAVMPFMTSVYAVKHMRRGGFKTVCMVLLVLSAFCGIITNNAWGPEVAAWTYHLKGVALSGTFLCLALVLMLAKYAVVEGPGGRGGVPRR